A single Lacerta agilis isolate rLacAgi1 chromosome 10, rLacAgi1.pri, whole genome shotgun sequence DNA region contains:
- the PRICKLE1 gene encoding prickle-like protein 1 — MEPKGGNLTFGFQRSSTSDDDSGCALEEYAWVPPGLRPEQVQLYFACLSEEKIPYVNSPGEKHRIKQLLYQLPPHDNEVRYCQSLSEEEKKELQIFSSQRKKEALGRGTVKLLSRGVMHALCEQCGTKISGGEVAVFASRAGPGVCWHPSCFVCFTCNELLVDLIYFYQDGKIHCGRHHAELLKPRCSACDEIIFADECTEAEGRHWHMKHFCCLECETILGGQRYIMKDGRPFCCGCFESLYAEYCETCGEHIGVDHAQMTYDGQHWHATETCFSCAHCKVSLLGCPFLPKQGQIYCSKSCSLGEDVHASDSSDSAFQSARSRDSRRSVRMGKSSRSADQCRQSLLLSPALNYKFPGLSSTADDTLSRKLDDLSLSRQGVGFVDEELWKGRQEEMPDDPEEWAEHEDYMTQLLLKFGDKGLFQQPVEADVRSNEQWICESMVKGRSEMKKNSQSLASKKYHSNMYWAQSQDGLGDSAYGSHPGPASSRKIQELDMEHAATRYKHDQKQWYDDSLERLSNLKQEQCVRDSMDSLALSNITGASADGEVKPRPSLYSLQTYPELEVEDCEKMSNMGTLNSSMLHRSTESLKSLSSELCQGKTLPEEKPMHVPVLRRSKSQTRPQQVKFSDDVIDNGSYENLEIRQPPMSERTRRRVYKFEDPGKRHQHRRRRSRKSRSDNALHLVAERKSPPKERLNFYSPQDYDKFVQNKGPAVRAYTPNPYSQYTHISSDYTMRNQRDQFLGFFGEEEDSWCSSSSSSSDSEEEGYFLGQPIPQPRPVRYPYYTDILSSPTAELPSSQFGQRVTKSKKRKPPKGKNCIIS, encoded by the exons ATGGAGCCAAAGGGAGGCAACCTGACATTTGGCTTCCAGCGAAGCTCGACATCTGATGATGACTCTGGTTGTGCCCTAGAAGAATATGCATGGGTTCCTCCAGGTCTCAGACCTGAACAG GTGCAGCTCTACTTTGCTTGTTTGTCTGAGGAGAAGATCCCTTACGTTAACAGTCCTGGAGAGAAACACCGAATCAAGCAGCTTCTGTATCAGCTGCCACCCCACGATAATGAG GTGAGATACTGTCAGTCTCTaagtgaagaagagaagaaggaacTTCAAATATTTAGTTCACAACGAAAGAAGGAGGCTCTGGGACGAGGCACGGTTAAGTTGCTCTCAAGGGGAGTGATGCATGCACTCTGTGAGCAG tgtggTACAAAGATCAGTGGAGGTGAAGTTGCAGTATTTGCCTCAAGAGCTGGGCCTGGAGTCTGCTGGCATCCATCCTGCTTTGTGTGTTTCACATGCAATGAACTACTTGTTGACTTAATCTATTTCTACCAAGATGGAAAAATTCATTGTGGAAGACACCATGCAGAACTACTCAAGCCGCGTTGCTCGGCATGTGATGAG ATTATTTTTGCTGATGAATGCACAGAAGCGGAAGGTCGCCACTGGCACATGAAACACTTTTGTTGCCTTGAGTGTGAAACTATCCTTGGAGGACAGAGATACATTATGAAGGACGGGCGCCCATTCTGTTGTGGCTGCTTTGAGTCCCTCTACGCAGAGTATTGTGAGACTTGTGGGGAACACATAG GGGTTGACCACGCTCAGATGACTTACGATGGACAACATTGGCATGCCACAGAAACATGCTTTTCTTGCGCTCACTGCAAAGTTTCCTTACTTGGCTGCCCTTTCCTTCCCAAGCAAGGACAGATTTATTGCTCCAAGTCATGCAGTCTGGGAGAGGATGTTCATGCTTCGGACTCTTCCGACTCTGCTTTCCAGTCTGCTCGCTCAAGAGACTCCAGGAGAAGTGTTCGCATGGGGAAAAGCAGCCGGTCAGCAGATCAGTGCAGGCAGTCTCTCCTCTTGTCCCCAGCTCTGAACTACAAATTCCCTGGCCTTTCTAGCACTGCTGATGATACACTCTCACGGAAACTGGATGACTTAAGTCTTTCAAGGCAAGGAGTAGGCTTTGTTGATGAAGAGCTCTGGAAAGGAAGGCAGGAGGAAATGCCTGATGATCCAGAAGAATGGGCTGAGCATGAAGACTACATGACTCAGCTGCTCCTAAAGTTTGGCGACAAAGGCCTTTTTCAGCAGCCAGTGGAAGCAGACGTTAGATCAAACGAGCAGTGGATTTGCGAGAGCATGGTGAAAGGCAGATCGGAGATGAAGAAAAACAGTCAGAGCCTAGCGAGCAAGAAATACCACTCAAATATGTACTGGGCACAGTCCCAAGATGGCCTAGGCGACTCTGCCTATGGTAGCCACCCGGGCCCTGCCAGCAGCAGGAAAATCCAGGAGTTGGACATGGAACATGCCGCAACTAGATACAAACATGACCAAAAGCAATGGTATGATGATTCGCTGGAGCGATTGTCAAACCTGAAACAAGAGCAGTGTGTTCGGGATTCAATGGATTCCCTGGCTTTATCTAATATCACAG GTGCTTCGGCTGATGGAGAAGTCAAACCAAGACCTTCTTTGTATTCCTTACAAACCTACCCAGAGCTGGAAGTAGAGGATTGTGAGAAAATGAGCAACATGGGCACTCTGAACTCCTCAATGCTTCATAGGAGTACAGAGTCTTTAAAAAGTTTAAGTTCTGAATTATGCCAAGGCAAGACACTGCCAGAGGAAAAGCCAATGCATGTGCCAGTACTGAGAAGATCCAAATCGCAGACTAGACCTCAGCAAGTCAAGTTTTCAGATGATGTCATTGACAATGGAAGTTACGAGAATCTCGAAATCCGCCAGCCTCCTATGAGTGAAAGGACTCGAAGGCGTGTTTATAAGTTTGAAGACCCTGGGAAGAGACACCAGCATCGCCGCAGGAGGAGTAGGAAGTCTAGGTCCGATAATGCGCTTCACTTGGTTGCAGAAAGAAAATCTCCACCAAAGGAAAGACTTAATTTTTATTCTCCTCAGGATTATGACAAGTTTGTTCAGAATAAAGGTCCTGCCGTTCGAGCATACACTCCAAACCCATACAGCCAATATACTCATATTTCCTCAGACTACACAATGAGGAACCAGAGGGACCAGTTTCTTGGATTTTTTGGAGAGGAGGAAGACTCTTGGTGCTCATCTTCATCCTCCTCATCCGATTCTGAAGAAGAAGGTTACTTCTTAGGACAGCCCATTCCACAGCCCCGACCAGTCAGATACCCCTACTATACAGATATCCTTTCCAGCCCGACTGCTGAACTCCCCAGTTCTCAGTTTGGACAGAGGGTAACCAAATCTAAAAAGAGAAAACCTCCCAAAGGCAAAAACTgtataatttcttaa